In a genomic window of Lycium ferocissimum isolate CSIRO_LF1 chromosome 9, AGI_CSIRO_Lferr_CH_V1, whole genome shotgun sequence:
- the LOC132030298 gene encoding histone-lysine N-methyltransferase, H3 lysine-9 specific SUVH6-like, which yields MVPFSNEGLSAECAKKLHFGNTPKHKVRKVWAVRDFPPGCGRNAPKSGLNRKENNVVSISENMADTLVAHGDNGPNTGIEFGSAEVVDCQGSWHEELDQLAGNALARTTSVIENGVEEPTSHDRSSLGFELSKDPENSEMSLLKKAKVVRYDELVSVEDNIPSLPKNKNCQRRFFAVRDFPPFCGRNAPKPTRLDRLVGGEAGKREVVLDKAVTENELIEMSKNVIDTGTSPVKPTASWEADSLSEIEVTGPKSSLMERATVCFEDPEGGQDNYVGKGQLERTVMSPETIMKKENDDTGKIVQKEIIVYSRKEREKATTARHGLDSGDKIVKSIVHGLMAEPYSPRKKSKQTSLDGLMSRNQVQKPNMYQQRKYLAVARKSIPKPKFTQRLFGRSKSGFVGEAVPGYSSAPVASNNGTRGLNWEPLPDLKSSSRGDARSKVRETLRLFHSICRKILQGEESKSKPGEVKVNKRIDIQAAKIIKEKGMEVNTGLRILGEVPGVEVGDAFQYRVELVLVGVHSLYQAGIDFLNKGGMLVATSIVASGAYDDDLGDADELIYSGQGGNVVGKVKIPEDQKLVKGNLALKNSIATKNPVRVIRGSKEMRASESRGERAKPVTTYVYDGLYTVENYWREQGPHGKMVFMFKLVRIPGQPKLSWKEVQSTKKSNMRHGVCVPDITEGKESLPIAAVNTIDGEKPPPFKYIKKMMYPAGFRPAPPKGCDCIGRCSDANRCSCAVKNGGEIPYNHNGAIVEIKPLVYECGPSCGCPPSCYNRVSQHGIKVLLEIFKTDTRGWGVRALTSISSGTFICEYTGTLLEDTEAERRIGNDEYLFDIGQNYSGCTMNSLAEEGGYTIDAAHYGNVGRFINHSCSPNLYAQNVIYDHDDKKMPHIMLFAADNIPPMKELSYHYNYSVDQVYDSDGKIKVKRCFCGSSDCAGRMY from the coding sequence ATGGTGCCATTCTCAAATGAAGGTTTATCTGCTGAATGCGCGAAGAAGCTGCACTTTGGAAATACACCAAAACATAAAGTTCGGAAAGTATGGGCAGTGCGGGATTTCCCCCCAGGTTGTGGTAGAAATGCTCCAAAAAGTGGCTTGAACCGCAAGGAAAATAATGTGGTCTCCATCAGTGAAAATATGGCTGACACTCTGGTGGCCCATGGTGACAATGGCCCTAACACTGGGATTGAGTTCGGTTCTGCTGAAGTTGTGGATTGTCAGGGAAGTTGGCATGAAGAATTGGATCAGTTGGCAGGGAATGCGTTAGCCAGAACCACGAGTGTGATAGAAAACGGGGTGGAAGAACCAACAAGTCATGACAGATCATCGCTTGGATTTGAGTTGTCTAAAGATCCTGAAAATAGTGAAATGTCATTGCTCAAGAAAGCAAAAGTCGTTCGGTATGATGAATTAGTGAGTGTTGAGGATAATATTCCCTCCTTGCCAAAGAATAAGAACTGCCAAAGAAGATTTTTTGCTGTTCGTGACTTCCCTCCATTTTGTGGAAGAAATGCTCCTAAGCCAACCAGACTGGATCGCTTGGTTGGTGGTGAAGCAGGCAAGAGAGAGGTTGTGTTAGATAAGGCAGTTACAGAAAATGAATTGATTGAGATGTCGAAAAATGTTATTGATACAGGGACGTCACCCGTGAAACCGACTGCAAGTTGGGAAGCTGATTCTTTAAGTGAGATAGAGGTCACTGGTCCCAAATCTAGCTTAATGGAACGAGCAACAGTTTGCTTTGAAGATCCCGAAGGTGGCCAAGACAACTATGTTGGAAAGGGCCAACTTGAAAGAACTGTAATGTCGCCAGAGACAATAATGAAAAAGGAGAATGATGATACAGGAAAAATTGTGCAGAAGGAGATTATTGTATATTCACGGAAGGAACGTGAAAAGGCGACTACTGCAAGACATGGTTTGGATTCTGGTGATAAAATTGTTAAGTCAATTGTGCATGGGTTGATGGCTGAGCCTTATTCTCCAAGGAAGAAGAGCAAGCAAACTAGTTTAGATGGCCTGATGAGTAGAAACCAAGTTCAAAAGCCTAACATGTATCAGCAGAGGAAATACTTAGCTGTTGCCAGAAAAAGTATTCCTAAGCCAAAATTTACCCAGAGACTGTTTGGCAGGAGTAAATCAGGTTTTGTTGGTGAAGCTGTGCCAGGATATTCAAGTGCACCAGTTGCCAGCAATAATGGAACTCGTGGTTTGAATTGGGAACCACTGCCTGATCTAAAAAGTTCCAGTCGTGGTGATGCTCGTAGTAAAGTTAGAGAGACTCTTCGTCTGTTTCATTCTATCTGTAGAAAAATCTTGCAAGGGGAAGAATCAAAGTCAAAACCTGGagaagtaaaagtgaacaaaaGGATTGATATTCAAGCAGCTAAAATTATCAAAGAAAAAGGGATGGAAGTTAATACAGGATTGCGGATACTGGGAGAAGTTCCAGGAGTTGAAGTAGGAGATGCGTTCCAATACAGGGTTGAACTTGTTCTTGTGGGGGTTCATAGCTTATATCAGGCTGGTATAGATTTCTTGAATAAAGGAGGAATGCTGGTTGCAACTAGTATTGTTGCTTCAGGGGCGTATGACGATGATTTGGGAGATGCTGATGAGCTGATTTATTCCGGGCAAGGTGGAAATGTGGTTGGCAAGGTCAAAATCCCTGAAGACCAGAAACTTGTGAAAGGTAATTTAGCCTTGAAAAATAGCATAGCTACAAAGAATCCTGTTCGGGTGATTCGTGGATCTAAGGAGATGAGGGCTTCTGAATCCAGGGGTGAAAGAGCAAAACCTGTGACAACTTATGTGTATGATGGTTTATACACTGTTGAAAATTATTGGAGAGAACAAGGGCCACATGGTAAGATGGTCTTTATGTTCAAGTTGGTGAGAATTCCTGGACAACCAAAGCTTAGTTGGAAAGAAGTACAGTCAACAAAAAAGTCCAACATGCGGCATGGTGTTTGTGTTCCTGATATTACAGAAGGGAAGGAGTCACTACCTATAGCAGCTGTGAACACAATTGACGGTGAGAAACCCCCACCATTCAAGTACATCAAGAAGATGATGTATCCAGCTGGTTTCCGCCCTGCTCCACCTAAAGGCTGTGATTGTATTGGTAGATGTTCTGATGCCAACAGGTGCTCATGTGCAGTTAAAAATGGAGGTGAGATCCCTTACAACCATAATGGGGCTATTGTTGAAATTAAGCCTCTTGTATACGAATGTGGTCCTTCTTGTGGATGCCCTCCTTCGTGCTATAATAGAGTGAGTCAACATGGTATTAAAGTTCTGCTGGAGATCTTCAAGACAGATACAAGGGGCTGGGGCGTGAGAGCTCTAACTTCTATCTCTTCAGGAACCTTTATTTGTGAGTATACAGGAACACTTCTTGAGGACACAGAAGCTGAACGAAGAATTGGCAATGATGAATATCTTTTTGATATTGGCCAGAATTATAGTGGTTGTACTATGAACTCTTTAGCAGAAGAGGGTGGTTATACCATTGATGCAGCTCACTATGGAAATGTTGGACGATTCATCAATCACAGTTGTTCTCCCAATTTGTATGCACAGAATGTTATCTATGATCACGATGATAAGAAAATGCCCCATATCATGCTTTTTGCGGCAGATAATATTCCTCCCATGAAGGAGCTTTCTTACCATTACAACTATTCTGTGGATCAGGTTTATGACTCTGATGGCAAGATCAAAGTGAAGAGGTGCTTTTGTGGATCTTCAGATTGTGCTGGTAGGATGTACTAG